A single Curtobacterium sp. MCSS17_015 DNA region contains:
- a CDS encoding response regulator transcription factor, protein MLLADDHALVRNGLRAVLDTTADCTVVGEAGTGEAAVELAEDLQPDVVVMDLSMPGAGGVAATAALRERVPTARVLVLTTFADDARVRAALTAGATGYLLKDADPDDVVRAVRATARDEVPLDPRIARGLLPRGGDGHGAGGPARNGAGGPVRAEADRNAPDLPPRERDVLVRLARGLSNRQIASELGIAERTVKVHVGSVFRRIGVADRTSAALWARDHGW, encoded by the coding sequence GTGTTGCTCGCCGACGACCACGCACTCGTCCGCAACGGGTTGCGTGCGGTGCTCGACACGACAGCGGACTGCACGGTGGTCGGTGAGGCCGGAACGGGTGAGGCGGCCGTCGAACTCGCTGAGGACCTGCAGCCCGACGTCGTGGTGATGGACCTGTCGATGCCGGGCGCGGGCGGGGTGGCCGCGACAGCCGCACTCCGCGAGCGGGTCCCGACGGCACGGGTGCTCGTGCTCACGACGTTCGCGGACGACGCACGGGTGCGCGCGGCGCTGACCGCCGGGGCGACCGGCTACCTGCTCAAGGACGCCGACCCCGACGACGTGGTCCGCGCCGTGCGGGCGACGGCGCGGGACGAGGTGCCCCTCGACCCGCGGATCGCCCGGGGCCTCCTCCCGCGCGGTGGCGATGGTCACGGTGCCGGTGGTCCTGCCCGGAACGGCGCCGGTGGTCCCGTCCGGGCCGAGGCCGACCGGAACGCTCCGGACCTGCCCCCGCGCGAGCGCGACGTGCTGGTGCGCCTGGCCCGCGGTCTGTCGAACCGGCAGATCGCCTCGGAACTCGGCATCGCCGAACGGACCGTGAAGGTGCACGTCGGCAGCGTCTTCCGGCGGATCGGTGTCGCCGACCGGACGAGTGCGGCCCTCTGGGCCCGGGACCACGGGTGGTGA
- a CDS encoding ATP-binding protein: protein MGVVLAAVFGGTAVAAAGTLVSQRTAERFAVEDASRDTATVARIVVEPALRDAIAEPDADAAERRQALDGLDRAVRRATAASAAVRVKLWAPDGTVLWSDEPRLTGERFTLSDEDLEALAEDRSDAEVSDLTAPENRYERGQGPLLEAYQAVHVPSGAPLLLEVYYPYDAVLESSASLRTAFAALAFGTVTVVIGLLLPVLLWLLLRLRSGQRDRERLLVRALDAETAERRRIAADLHDGPVQDVAGLAFSLGAVARGATGPSATALDAAASTLRRAVSALRSVMSAVQPAAPDRDGLGAALADATARAHASGIATVLDVPDRVDAPPAALTAAVRFVREAVSNTVRHAGASQVEVVVRRRDADLTVRVADDGVGFDPLTVLATRREGHLGTTLLRQVAEDSGGSLHLRTAPGAGTTWEFALPVRGDRW from the coding sequence GTGGGGGTCGTGCTCGCGGCGGTGTTCGGCGGGACCGCGGTCGCCGCAGCCGGGACGCTCGTGTCGCAGCGGACCGCCGAACGCTTCGCCGTCGAGGACGCCAGCCGCGACACCGCGACCGTCGCCCGGATCGTCGTCGAACCCGCGCTCCGCGACGCGATCGCCGAGCCGGATGCGGACGCCGCCGAACGTCGCCAGGCGCTGGACGGCCTCGACCGCGCCGTCCGCCGTGCCACCGCGGCGAGCGCCGCCGTCCGCGTCAAGCTCTGGGCACCGGACGGGACCGTGCTCTGGTCCGATGAACCCAGACTGACGGGCGAACGCTTCACCCTGTCCGACGAGGACCTCGAAGCACTCGCCGAGGACCGGTCCGATGCCGAGGTGTCCGACCTGACCGCACCCGAGAACCGCTACGAGCGGGGGCAGGGTCCGCTCCTCGAGGCCTACCAGGCGGTCCACGTCCCCTCCGGCGCCCCGCTGCTGCTCGAGGTCTACTACCCCTACGACGCCGTGCTGGAGAGTTCGGCATCGCTGCGGACCGCGTTCGCGGCGCTCGCCTTCGGCACGGTGACCGTCGTGATCGGTCTGCTCCTGCCGGTGCTCCTCTGGCTGCTGCTGCGCCTGCGCTCCGGCCAGCGGGACCGCGAGCGGCTGCTGGTCCGTGCGCTGGACGCCGAGACCGCCGAGCGCCGCCGGATCGCCGCGGACCTGCACGACGGACCGGTGCAGGACGTCGCCGGGCTCGCGTTCTCGCTCGGCGCGGTGGCGCGGGGTGCGACGGGACCGAGCGCCACAGCGCTCGACGCCGCCGCCTCGACCCTCCGCAGGGCGGTCTCCGCGCTGCGCTCGGTGATGTCGGCGGTGCAACCGGCGGCCCCGGACCGCGACGGCCTCGGTGCCGCGCTCGCCGACGCCACCGCGCGCGCCCACGCCTCCGGCATCGCCACCGTCCTGGACGTACCGGACCGGGTGGACGCCCCGCCGGCCGCACTCACGGCGGCCGTGCGGTTCGTGCGGGAGGCGGTGTCCAACACGGTGCGGCACGCCGGAGCCTCGCAGGTCGAAGTGGTCGTCCGGCGGCGAGACGCGGACCTGACGGTGCGGGTGGCCGACGACGGCGTCGGGTTCGACCCGCTGACGGTGCTCGCGACCCGGCGGGAAGGCCACCTCGGCACCACGCTGCTCCGACAGGTGGCCGAGGACTCCGGCGGGTCCCTGCACCTCCGGACCGCGCCGGGAGCCGGGACCACGTGGGAGTTCGCCCTGCCGGTGCGGGGCGACCGGTGGTGA
- a CDS encoding ABC transporter substrate-binding protein → MDIDRRLFLLGGTGVLLLAGCSTRPERTEVADWPTDPPEGPATISWWAGQVASKDGGDLRRRLIAEFQKEHPDIRVRIVSAPSDTDTNRTSLTTQIAAGSPTPDVYLGDVAWPGQFAKNKLATPVNTLVGEDFFEQFPEGLRLAASVDGTYYMFPLYIDESFFLYRKDLLDKHGFQVPGSWEEVRETAAKLVDTGDVSYGFAFQGDVYEGLTCNVTEFVADAGGSLLDDGLENATTTSSETRRAFEFMRSLVTSGASPRATLTYQEQDTNDAFSGGRAAFLRNWSYAWGIANGPDSAVQGKVGLAARPTFDGMDDHHSTIGGWGNYINPHTQQPAAALTFARWMSSETAQQFLTREGGVLPARSASLVSADAKRQQRPTYDTAAGITLVPRPTSTAYYPKVSQGVYQNGNGILGGQRTVDGGTSAMADAIDLALRGAAL, encoded by the coding sequence ATGGACATCGACCGCAGGCTGTTCCTGCTCGGAGGCACGGGGGTGCTGCTGCTCGCCGGCTGCTCCACGCGGCCCGAGCGCACCGAGGTCGCCGACTGGCCGACCGACCCGCCGGAGGGCCCCGCCACCATCAGCTGGTGGGCCGGCCAGGTGGCGTCGAAGGACGGCGGGGACCTGCGTCGCAGGCTCATCGCGGAGTTCCAGAAGGAGCACCCCGACATCCGCGTCCGCATCGTCAGCGCCCCGAGTGACACCGACACGAACCGGACCTCGCTGACGACGCAGATCGCCGCCGGGTCGCCGACCCCGGACGTGTACCTGGGCGACGTCGCCTGGCCCGGGCAGTTCGCGAAGAACAAGCTCGCGACACCGGTGAACACGCTCGTGGGGGAGGACTTCTTCGAGCAGTTCCCCGAGGGGCTCCGGCTCGCCGCCAGCGTCGACGGCACGTACTACATGTTCCCGCTGTACATCGACGAGTCGTTCTTCCTGTACCGCAAGGACCTGCTCGACAAGCACGGCTTCCAGGTGCCGGGTTCGTGGGAGGAGGTCCGTGAGACCGCCGCGAAGCTCGTCGACACCGGGGACGTCTCCTACGGGTTCGCGTTCCAGGGCGACGTGTACGAGGGGCTGACCTGCAACGTCACCGAGTTCGTGGCCGACGCGGGCGGATCGCTCCTCGACGACGGCCTCGAGAACGCGACGACGACGAGTTCCGAGACCCGGCGGGCGTTCGAGTTCATGCGTTCGCTCGTCACCTCCGGCGCCAGCCCGCGGGCGACGCTCACGTACCAGGAGCAGGACACGAACGACGCGTTCTCCGGCGGTCGTGCCGCGTTCCTCCGCAACTGGTCCTACGCGTGGGGCATCGCGAACGGCCCGGACAGTGCGGTCCAGGGCAAGGTCGGGCTCGCCGCCCGTCCGACCTTCGACGGGATGGACGACCACCACTCGACGATCGGCGGATGGGGGAACTACATCAACCCGCACACGCAGCAGCCGGCGGCGGCGCTCACCTTCGCCCGCTGGATGTCGAGCGAGACCGCGCAGCAGTTCCTCACGCGCGAGGGCGGGGTCCTGCCGGCCCGCTCCGCGTCGCTCGTCAGCGCCGACGCGAAGCGCCAGCAGCGGCCGACGTACGACACGGCGGCCGGCATCACGCTCGTGCCCCGTCCGACGTCGACGGCCTACTACCCGAAGGTCTCGCAGGGGGTCTACCAGAACGGCAACGGCATCCTCGGCGGGCAGCGCACCGTCGACGGCGGGACGAGCGCGATGGCGGACGCCATCGACCTCGCGCTCCGGGGAGCAGCGCTGTGA
- a CDS encoding sugar ABC transporter permease, whose amino-acid sequence MSAATDVRTPTRPGGPTRPDPVARRSGRNRLDRLRARSAWGFAAPALLVVAAVTIFPVVYSIVLSFADVEIGYDGFAIQGFGFDNYVALVQSADWYRALGFTFLYTIVTVFVELVLGMLVALVLERLGATRGWMLALMLIPWSLVTIVNAQLWKYVYDSTYGVATWFFTLFGDAPVILGEPVPAITGLMVADIWKTTPFVAIILLAGLVQISEDHYEAAELDGANGWQTFWRVVLPQLAPTLTIAVLFRILQAFGVFDLPFVLTNGGPGTSTQSLAIMGYKVLFQDINIGPGAAIATSTALIVAAGCLLFLRAFRNQAKGGEA is encoded by the coding sequence GTGAGCGCCGCGACCGACGTCCGGACACCGACCCGTCCGGGAGGCCCGACCCGGCCCGACCCCGTCGCTCGCCGGAGCGGACGCAACCGTCTCGACCGCCTCCGCGCCCGGAGCGCCTGGGGCTTCGCCGCCCCGGCCCTCCTGGTCGTCGCCGCGGTGACGATCTTCCCCGTCGTGTACTCGATCGTCCTCAGCTTCGCGGACGTCGAGATCGGCTACGACGGCTTCGCGATCCAGGGCTTCGGGTTCGACAACTACGTCGCCCTCGTGCAGAGTGCCGACTGGTACCGGGCGCTGGGCTTCACGTTCCTGTACACGATCGTGACGGTGTTCGTGGAGCTCGTCCTCGGCATGCTCGTCGCCCTCGTGCTCGAGCGGCTCGGCGCCACCCGGGGCTGGATGCTCGCGCTCATGCTCATCCCGTGGTCGCTCGTCACGATCGTCAACGCGCAGCTCTGGAAGTACGTCTACGACTCCACCTACGGCGTCGCCACGTGGTTCTTCACCCTGTTCGGCGACGCTCCGGTGATCCTCGGCGAGCCCGTCCCGGCGATCACCGGACTCATGGTCGCGGACATCTGGAAGACGACGCCGTTCGTCGCGATCATCCTGCTCGCCGGGCTCGTGCAGATCTCCGAGGACCACTACGAGGCCGCCGAACTCGACGGGGCGAACGGGTGGCAGACGTTCTGGCGCGTGGTGCTGCCGCAGCTCGCGCCGACCCTGACCATCGCCGTGCTGTTCCGCATCCTGCAGGCGTTCGGCGTCTTCGACCTGCCGTTCGTGCTGACGAACGGCGGCCCCGGCACGAGTACCCAGTCGCTCGCGATCATGGGCTACAAGGTGCTCTTCCAGGACATCAACATCGGGCCGGGAGCCGCGATCGCGACGAGCACGGCGCTCATCGTGGCCGCCGGCTGCCTGCTCTTCCTCCGGGCGTTCCGGAACCAGGCGAAGGGAGGCGAGGCCTGA
- a CDS encoding carbohydrate ABC transporter permease, giving the protein MPRQRIRKGWRRWVNTVNVSAVVIAVVTALPLYWLVTTSFKPSSEIAQSPPTAFPVSFTLDNFVVAFRDNALGQYMVNSVIVSVSTTVIVLALAFLAGYALAGRWIRGRTAIMTSLLMLSVFPAIAVLTPLYLLERNLGLLNSYPGLIVPYVAFNLPFAIWIMRNYLQGIPSTIEEASEIDGAGAWRTVLSVILPMAKPGLFTVGVFTFTASWSEFLMALTFNSENSLRTIPVGIALFGTQFTVPFAQIFAASVAATVPIVILVLVFRRSIVSGLTSGAVKG; this is encoded by the coding sequence ATGCCCCGTCAACGGATCCGCAAGGGATGGCGGCGGTGGGTGAACACCGTCAACGTCAGTGCCGTCGTGATCGCGGTGGTGACCGCGCTGCCGCTGTACTGGCTCGTGACGACGTCGTTCAAGCCGTCGTCCGAGATCGCGCAGTCCCCGCCGACGGCCTTCCCGGTGTCGTTCACGCTCGACAACTTCGTCGTGGCCTTCCGCGACAACGCGCTCGGGCAGTACATGGTGAACAGCGTCATCGTGTCGGTGTCCACGACGGTGATCGTGCTCGCGCTGGCGTTCCTGGCCGGGTACGCGCTCGCCGGACGGTGGATCCGCGGGCGGACGGCGATCATGACCTCGCTGCTCATGCTGTCGGTGTTCCCGGCGATCGCGGTGCTCACCCCGCTGTACCTGCTCGAGCGGAACCTCGGGCTGCTCAACTCGTACCCGGGCCTCATCGTGCCGTACGTGGCGTTCAACCTGCCGTTCGCGATCTGGATCATGCGCAACTACCTGCAGGGCATCCCGTCGACGATCGAGGAGGCCTCCGAGATCGACGGTGCCGGCGCCTGGCGGACGGTGCTCTCGGTGATCCTGCCGATGGCGAAGCCCGGGCTGTTCACCGTCGGGGTCTTCACCTTCACCGCGTCGTGGAGCGAGTTCCTCATGGCGCTCACCTTCAACAGCGAGAACTCGCTCCGGACGATCCCGGTCGGCATCGCCCTCTTCGGCACACAGTTCACGGTGCCGTTCGCGCAGATCTTCGCGGCGAGCGTGGCGGCCACGGTGCCGATCGTCATCCTCGTGCTGGTGTTCCGCCGGTCGATCGTCTCCGGCCTCACCTCGGGCGCGGTCAAGGGCTGA
- a CDS encoding MarR family transcriptional regulator — protein sequence MSDLDVMGALTRLEHASISLRDRLRDRTGISGTDLSVLQYVWRAKSGRRTVRVKDLSVHLGLTGPAVTGIIDRLERQGVLQRVPNPEDGRSRFIELTPGQEEVFAAALDGTNEQLHELLSSFSERERRRLVRIVDRIVTALDGGVPPTS from the coding sequence GTGAGCGACCTCGACGTCATGGGCGCCCTGACCCGGCTCGAGCACGCCTCGATCTCGTTGCGGGACCGGCTCCGCGACCGCACGGGCATCTCCGGCACGGACCTGTCGGTGCTGCAGTACGTGTGGCGCGCGAAGTCCGGTCGTCGGACGGTCCGGGTGAAGGACCTCAGCGTGCACCTCGGTCTGACGGGTCCGGCGGTGACCGGCATCATCGACCGGCTGGAACGTCAGGGCGTGCTGCAGCGGGTGCCGAACCCGGAGGACGGCCGCAGCCGCTTCATCGAGCTGACGCCCGGACAAGAGGAGGTGTTCGCGGCGGCGCTGGACGGCACCAACGAGCAGTTGCACGAACTCCTGTCCTCCTTCTCCGAACGAGAGCGCCGGCGCCTCGTCCGCATCGTGGACCGCATCGTCACGGCGCTCGACGGCGGAGTACCACCGACGTCGTAG
- a CDS encoding helix-turn-helix transcriptional regulator: protein MSGSTATGSSEGVPDEPTVVPVRFEVAGTEPDAAVRDLAGIYEGKQWLSRRTEGEFSYRYTAVGDSELSMRRSTMSGFLRGASAPGDDLVMSWLTAGSGIPDTLRDRVPLRVGNPMLFPAHRDVVFVATDYDQQLVHLDRRFVRDVAAEHFDVGTRDLRFDHLRPPDAVAVRHWRDALGTLARALREGGTDSLVWHEAKRQTVDAFLRVVPPQLDRLPAELLHPRQAKLRAAVEHIHAHPEDPITIADLARVAGLSVRSVQESFRRTCGVSPLTYLRQVRLDRVHEELLARDPRTVSVGQVATRWGFAHLGRFSAAYAERFGEYPKQTLRR from the coding sequence GTGAGCGGGTCGACGGCGACGGGGTCCAGCGAGGGCGTCCCCGACGAGCCCACCGTCGTCCCGGTCCGGTTCGAGGTCGCCGGGACCGAGCCGGACGCCGCCGTCCGCGACCTCGCCGGGATCTACGAGGGCAAGCAGTGGCTGTCCCGCCGGACCGAGGGGGAGTTCTCGTACCGGTACACGGCCGTCGGTGACTCCGAGCTGTCGATGCGGCGCTCCACCATGAGCGGGTTCCTCCGCGGCGCGTCCGCACCCGGTGACGACCTGGTGATGAGCTGGCTCACCGCGGGCTCCGGGATCCCGGACACCCTCCGCGACCGGGTGCCGCTCCGCGTCGGGAACCCGATGCTGTTCCCCGCCCACCGCGACGTGGTGTTCGTCGCCACAGACTACGACCAGCAGCTCGTGCACCTGGACCGTCGGTTCGTCCGCGACGTCGCCGCCGAGCACTTCGACGTCGGGACCCGCGACCTGCGCTTCGACCACCTGAGACCGCCGGACGCCGTGGCGGTGCGGCACTGGCGCGACGCGCTCGGCACACTCGCCCGCGCGCTCCGCGAGGGCGGTACCGACTCGCTCGTGTGGCACGAGGCGAAGCGGCAGACGGTGGACGCCTTCCTCCGGGTCGTCCCGCCACAGCTCGACCGGCTGCCCGCCGAACTGCTGCACCCCCGGCAGGCCAAGCTCCGTGCAGCCGTCGAGCACATCCACGCCCACCCCGAGGACCCGATCACGATCGCGGACCTGGCACGGGTCGCGGGGCTCAGCGTGCGCAGCGTGCAGGAGTCGTTCCGCCGGACGTGCGGCGTCTCACCCCTGACCTACCTGCGGCAGGTGCGCCTCGACCGCGTGCACGAGGAGCTCCTCGCCCGGGACCCCAGGACGGTGTCGGTCGGGCAGGTCGCCACCCGGTGGGGCTTCGCGCACCTCGGACGGTTCTCCGCCGCCTACGCCGAGCGGTTCGGTGAGTACCCGAAGCAGACGCTCCGCCGCTGA
- a CDS encoding MFS transporter, translating to MTGTSTTAAAPPTPTRRRALVSWALWDWGSAAFNAVVTTFVFSTYLASRAFVDPALVAAEDSSTAAAAAVERELAHNAAVVSTALTVAGILVALVAPAVGRLADTSGHRKRSVLIATVGVFLSIVGMVFVAPEQPALVLGAALIGIGTVAYEIACVGYNAMLGQVAPGPKTGRVSAIGWAAGYFGGIVLLVVLLLLCIQDFGVDGRGGLLQLPATVAGGQWDVRAAIGIAAVWLAVSSIPLFIAVPEAPADPTRRGSLWTAYADLGRDVARLWRTRRNVLAFLLASAVFRDGVGAVFTFGGIIAAQVFGFSPSGVILFAIVANVVAGISTVLSGRLDDRFGSRPLIMVSLVGLSVFGTAVLFAGSAQVSFWVLGLGLCMFVGPVQSSSRAYLAKLATPGREGELFGLYATTGRAASFIAPALFGVAVTIGGSTRYGILGVVVVLVTGLVLMAFVRDERRPAA from the coding sequence ATGACCGGTACGTCGACGACCGCCGCGGCCCCGCCGACCCCGACCCGACGCCGGGCACTCGTGTCCTGGGCGCTCTGGGACTGGGGTTCCGCGGCCTTCAACGCCGTCGTCACGACGTTCGTCTTCAGCACCTACCTGGCGAGCCGGGCCTTCGTGGACCCGGCACTCGTCGCGGCCGAGGACTCCTCGACGGCCGCCGCCGCCGCCGTGGAGCGGGAACTCGCCCACAACGCCGCCGTGGTCTCGACGGCACTGACCGTCGCGGGCATCCTGGTGGCGCTGGTCGCCCCGGCGGTCGGACGACTGGCGGACACGTCCGGGCACCGGAAGCGTTCGGTGCTCATCGCGACCGTCGGGGTCTTCCTCTCGATCGTCGGAATGGTGTTCGTCGCGCCCGAGCAGCCCGCACTGGTCCTCGGCGCCGCACTCATCGGCATCGGGACGGTCGCCTACGAGATCGCCTGCGTCGGCTACAACGCGATGCTCGGGCAGGTCGCACCCGGACCGAAGACCGGTCGGGTGTCGGCGATCGGCTGGGCTGCCGGCTACTTCGGTGGCATCGTGCTCCTCGTCGTCCTGCTCCTGCTGTGCATCCAGGACTTCGGGGTCGACGGACGGGGCGGACTCCTGCAGCTGCCGGCGACCGTGGCAGGCGGGCAGTGGGACGTCCGCGCAGCGATCGGCATCGCCGCCGTGTGGCTCGCCGTCAGCTCGATCCCGCTCTTCATCGCCGTACCGGAAGCCCCCGCCGACCCGACGCGGCGGGGGTCACTGTGGACGGCGTACGCCGATCTCGGACGTGACGTCGCACGGCTCTGGCGGACGCGACGCAACGTGCTCGCGTTCCTGCTGGCCAGCGCGGTCTTCCGCGACGGGGTCGGCGCCGTCTTCACCTTCGGCGGCATCATCGCCGCACAGGTGTTCGGCTTCAGCCCGTCCGGGGTGATCCTGTTCGCGATCGTGGCGAACGTCGTCGCGGGCATCTCGACCGTGCTCTCCGGCCGACTCGACGACCGGTTCGGCTCCCGTCCGCTCATCATGGTGTCGCTCGTCGGACTGTCGGTGTTCGGCACCGCGGTGCTGTTCGCCGGCTCGGCCCAGGTCTCGTTCTGGGTGCTCGGCCTCGGGCTGTGCATGTTCGTCGGGCCGGTGCAGTCGTCCTCGCGGGCGTACCTGGCGAAGCTCGCGACCCCGGGCCGCGAGGGCGAGCTGTTCGGCCTCTACGCCACGACCGGCCGCGCGGCGTCGTTCATCGCGCCGGCGTTGTTCGGCGTCGCGGTGACGATCGGCGGGTCGACGCGGTACGGGATCCTCGGGGTCGTCGTGGTCCTCGTCACCGGACTCGTGCTCATGGCCTTCGTGCGCGATGAACGCCGCCCCGCGGCCTGA
- a CDS encoding zinc-dependent alcohol dehydrogenase — protein MKAVVWHGIGDIRLDEVPEPTIQDPHDAIVHITRSAICGTDLHFVRGTMAPMQEGTILGHEAVGVVTQVGDAVRGFSAGDRVVINSTISCGACRYCRMGQTAQCDVANPNGPQAGTSFFGGPESTGPVNGLQAEYVRVPWAQNTMHPLPENVTDEQAILLSDIFPTGWFGAEFAGVTRGDVVVVFGAGIVGQFAAASAFKQGAGRVIVVDGEETRLAAALAQNCEIVDYNREDPVQAILDLTNGIGADAVIDAVGVDAERPKRGPAAVTDEQAAAFDAEVQQVAPDASPDGFGEQQQWKPGDGPSQVAQWAVASVAKYGRIGIIGVYGPTAQSYPIGEAMNKNLTIRMGNCDHHSVTPPLIDMVAAGQFDPTALITEHEGIGSAIDAYEAFDRREPGWIKVELTDTSA, from the coding sequence ATGAAGGCAGTGGTCTGGCACGGCATCGGCGACATCCGGCTCGACGAGGTCCCGGAGCCCACCATCCAGGACCCGCACGACGCGATCGTGCACATCACCCGCTCCGCGATCTGCGGCACCGACCTGCATTTCGTGCGCGGGACGATGGCGCCGATGCAGGAGGGAACGATCCTCGGCCACGAAGCCGTCGGCGTCGTCACCCAGGTCGGCGACGCCGTCCGCGGCTTCAGCGCCGGCGACCGCGTCGTGATCAACTCGACGATCTCCTGTGGCGCCTGCCGGTACTGCCGGATGGGACAGACGGCGCAGTGCGACGTGGCGAACCCGAACGGGCCGCAGGCCGGTACGAGCTTCTTCGGCGGGCCCGAGTCCACCGGCCCGGTCAACGGCCTGCAGGCGGAGTACGTCCGGGTGCCATGGGCGCAGAACACCATGCACCCGCTGCCCGAGAACGTCACCGACGAGCAGGCGATCCTCCTCTCCGACATCTTCCCGACGGGCTGGTTCGGAGCGGAGTTCGCGGGCGTGACCCGCGGGGACGTCGTCGTGGTGTTCGGTGCCGGGATCGTCGGGCAGTTCGCCGCGGCGTCGGCGTTCAAGCAGGGCGCCGGTCGTGTCATCGTCGTCGACGGCGAGGAGACCCGCCTGGCCGCGGCGCTCGCGCAGAACTGCGAGATCGTCGACTACAACCGCGAGGACCCGGTGCAGGCGATCCTGGACCTCACCAACGGGATCGGCGCCGACGCCGTCATCGACGCGGTGGGGGTGGACGCCGAGCGCCCGAAGCGGGGCCCGGCCGCAGTCACCGACGAGCAGGCTGCGGCCTTCGACGCCGAGGTGCAGCAGGTTGCCCCGGACGCCTCCCCGGACGGTTTCGGCGAGCAGCAGCAGTGGAAGCCCGGCGACGGCCCGTCGCAGGTCGCGCAGTGGGCGGTCGCCTCGGTCGCGAAGTACGGCCGGATCGGCATCATCGGCGTCTACGGACCGACCGCGCAGTCGTACCCGATCGGCGAGGCGATGAACAAGAACCTCACCATCCGGATGGGCAACTGTGACCACCACTCGGTCACCCCGCCGCTCATCGACATGGTCGCCGCGGGGCAGTTCGACCCGACCGCGCTCATCACTGAGCACGAGGGGATCGGCTCCGCGATCGACGCGTACGAGGCGTTCGACCGCCGCGAGCCCGGGTGGATCAAGGTGGAGCTGACGGACACGTCGGCCTGA
- the glmU gene encoding bifunctional UDP-N-acetylglucosamine diphosphorylase/glucosamine-1-phosphate N-acetyltransferase GlmU codes for MTDQRIAVVVLAAGQGTRMKSSLPKVLHRLAGLPLIAHVLRTAESLSPEHVAVVVRHERERVAAETTERAPDALVVDQDDVPGTGRAVEVAVGALPADFDGVVVVLSGDVPLLDAQSLHGLVDAHTSQSNAVTFVSAIQDDPTGLGRILRDASGAFTGVVEHKDATDEQRAVTETNAGIYAFDVTHLRAVLPSLTTDNAQGEKYITDVPALIAARGGRVDVVTLTDPWLVAGINDRAQLSDAARELNARIVRRHQLAGVTVQDPTSTWIDLDVSIEPDAELLPDTQLLGATAIASGAVVGPGSTLRDTEVGAGATVNRVDATLAVIGDGASVGPFAYLRPGTVLGDRGKIGTFVETKNAVIGRGSKVPHLSYIGDAEVGEDSNIGANTITANYDGVHKHRTVVGSDVRTGSHNVFVAPVRIGDGAYTGAGTTVRKDVPAGSLAISYAPQRNTEGWVEENRPGTPAAEAARRARRMTPSTVHAAVSGGPRSEPRTSAPAGSDRPPLGVRE; via the coding sequence ATGACCGACCAGCGGATCGCCGTCGTCGTCCTCGCCGCCGGGCAGGGCACGCGCATGAAGTCCTCGCTCCCCAAGGTGCTGCACCGGCTCGCCGGGCTGCCCCTCATCGCCCACGTGCTCCGGACCGCCGAGTCCCTGTCGCCCGAGCACGTCGCCGTCGTGGTGCGGCACGAGCGCGAGCGCGTCGCGGCGGAGACCACCGAGCGTGCGCCGGACGCCCTCGTGGTCGACCAGGACGACGTCCCGGGCACCGGCCGCGCCGTCGAGGTCGCGGTGGGCGCCCTCCCGGCCGACTTCGACGGCGTCGTCGTGGTGCTCTCCGGAGACGTCCCGCTGCTCGACGCGCAGAGCCTCCACGGGCTCGTCGACGCGCACACCAGCCAGTCCAACGCCGTCACCTTCGTCAGCGCCATCCAGGACGATCCGACCGGCCTCGGCCGGATCCTGCGTGACGCTTCCGGAGCCTTCACCGGTGTCGTCGAGCACAAGGACGCCACCGACGAGCAGCGCGCCGTCACCGAGACGAACGCCGGCATCTACGCGTTCGACGTGACGCACCTGCGAGCGGTCCTGCCCTCGCTGACCACCGACAACGCCCAGGGCGAGAAGTACATCACCGACGTCCCGGCGCTCATCGCCGCCCGCGGTGGCCGGGTGGACGTCGTCACCCTGACCGACCCGTGGCTGGTCGCCGGCATCAACGACCGCGCCCAGCTGTCCGACGCCGCGAGGGAACTCAACGCGCGGATCGTCCGCCGTCACCAGCTCGCGGGTGTCACGGTGCAGGACCCGACGTCGACGTGGATCGACCTCGACGTCTCGATCGAGCCGGACGCGGAACTGCTGCCCGACACGCAGCTGCTCGGCGCGACGGCGATCGCGTCCGGGGCCGTCGTCGGTCCGGGCTCCACGCTCCGCGACACCGAGGTCGGTGCCGGCGCCACCGTGAACCGGGTCGACGCCACCCTCGCGGTCATCGGGGACGGCGCCTCGGTCGGGCCATTCGCCTACCTCCGCCCGGGCACGGTCCTCGGTGACCGCGGCAAGATCGGCACGTTCGTCGAGACGAAGAACGCCGTGATCGGCCGTGGGAGCAAGGTCCCGCACCTGTCCTACATCGGCGACGCCGAGGTCGGTGAGGACTCCAACATCGGCGCGAACACCATCACGGCGAACTACGACGGCGTGCACAAACACCGCACCGTCGTGGGCTCGGACGTCCGGACCGGGTCGCACAACGTGTTCGTCGCCCCGGTTAGGATTGGGGACGGGGCGTACACCGGTGCAGGTACGACCGTCCGCAAGGACGTGCCGGCCGGGTCGCTCGCGATCAGCTACGCCCCCCAGCGCAACACCGAGGGATGGGTCGAGGAGAACCGACCCGGCACCCCGGCGGCCGAGGCTGCTCGGCGCGCGCGGCGAATGACACCTTCGACGGTCCACGCGGCCGTCAGCGGTGGGCCCCGATCGGAGCCCAGGACATCGGCCCCGGCGGGGTCAGATCGGCCCCCACTCGGGGTCAGGGAGTGA